The following are encoded in a window of Mycolicibacterium tusciae JS617 genomic DNA:
- a CDS encoding helix-turn-helix transcriptional regulator: MEHNAELRDFLRTRRARLSVDDFDIGGAGRTRRVPGLRREEVAQLAGVSVDYYSRLEQGRHLNVSDEVLDAVARALRLDDTERAYLFRIAKTNPRRPRRRAPTPVQRVRPGVRRILETLDDVTPAFVFGRRMDVLAANKLARALLTDFDALPPRERNLLRYTFLEEITHELFVDWEDVAKDNVGTLRLDAGRHPDDPQLMELVGELSVKSPEFRRWWADHNVRERTHGTKRYHHPLVGDMTLQYESVAPLGDPDQTLCIYTAEAGSPSETALRLLANWTAERAI; the protein is encoded by the coding sequence ATGGAGCACAACGCGGAGTTAAGGGACTTCCTCCGCACCCGCCGCGCGCGCCTGAGCGTGGACGATTTCGATATCGGTGGTGCGGGGCGGACGCGACGAGTACCGGGTTTGCGTCGCGAAGAGGTCGCGCAGCTTGCGGGTGTGAGCGTCGACTACTACAGCCGCCTCGAACAGGGCCGCCACCTCAATGTGTCCGATGAGGTCCTCGACGCGGTCGCTCGCGCGCTGCGCCTCGACGACACCGAGCGCGCGTATCTCTTCCGCATCGCCAAGACCAACCCGCGCCGGCCAAGGCGGCGCGCACCGACGCCCGTGCAGCGGGTGCGGCCGGGCGTACGGCGCATCCTCGAGACGCTCGACGACGTGACACCCGCCTTCGTGTTTGGGCGCCGCATGGATGTGCTGGCCGCGAACAAGCTGGCACGTGCGCTGCTCACGGATTTCGATGCGCTGCCGCCACGCGAACGAAACCTGTTGCGCTACACCTTTCTTGAGGAGATAACCCACGAGTTGTTTGTCGACTGGGAGGACGTCGCCAAGGACAATGTCGGGACGCTGCGCCTCGACGCCGGGCGGCATCCCGACGACCCGCAGCTGATGGAGTTGGTGGGCGAGCTGTCGGTGAAAAGCCCGGAGTTTCGCCGATGGTGGGCCGATCACAATGTGCGCGAACGTACGCACGGGACGAAGCGCTACCACCACCCGCTCGTCGGTGACATGACGCTGCAGTACGAGTCCGTCGCGCCGCTCGGCGATCCCGATCAGACGCTGTGTATCTACACCGCGGAGGCGGGATCGCCATCCGAGACGGCCCTGCGGCTGCTGGCGAACTGGACGGCTGAGCGCGCTATCTAG
- a CDS encoding STAS domain-containing protein, which translates to MYGNPAFECGGAQIRTVCRQLATVVTVQGVVDDSNIEQVAALALRFIIAEKPFVLDLGGVDSFSAHGLSLLSAVDERCFCSDVEWSLIASGPVLREASGLNFPVADSVPDALHHFAESIDERRHLFPSINMKIA; encoded by the coding sequence ATGTACGGCAATCCAGCTTTCGAATGTGGTGGCGCACAAATTCGTACCGTGTGCCGTCAGTTGGCCACCGTGGTGACCGTCCAGGGTGTGGTCGACGACTCCAATATCGAGCAGGTAGCCGCGCTCGCGCTGCGGTTCATCATCGCTGAGAAGCCCTTTGTGCTTGATCTCGGTGGTGTGGATTCCTTTTCAGCACATGGACTTTCGCTGCTGTCCGCGGTTGACGAGCGCTGCTTCTGCAGCGATGTTGAGTGGTCGTTGATCGCGAGCGGGCCAGTGCTTCGCGAGGCTTCCGGGCTGAACTTCCCGGTTGCCGACTCGGTACCCGATGCCCTCCACCACTTCGCGGAGAGTATCGACGAGCGTCGTCACCTGTTCCCATCGATCAATATGAAGATCGCCTAG
- a CDS encoding MFS transporter, with protein sequence MTTQLPDSAVGPQTMTKVTRRLIPFLVLLYFVNYLDRVNISFAGPNGMNEDLAMSAKMFGFASGIFFIGYLLLEVPSNIALHKFGGRRWIARIMLTWGIISSAIAFVPNAETLIVLRFLLGVAEAGFFPGIILYLTFWFPERHRAKAVSLFMVAVPMSTAFGSTLSSLIIDWGHGIFGLEGWRVMFLVEGIPAVILAFACWFYLTDRPAEAAWLNAHQKDWLETTLDVERSLAETGQHWPLKKALTHPRILLLAFIYFGITYGLYAVGFFLPTIVAGFQEQYGTHLSIIERGLVTSVPFVVAAIVMVPWARHADRTNERVWHVAIPAIVGAVSIPAALYMSDPYLAMIAVTLSTCSVMCALPVFWALPSTFLTGVAAAGGIALINSLGNLSGFSGPYITGWLNDLTGDAKAAMWVVGVLSMAAAVAVVYLGHTPKPEQDVTG encoded by the coding sequence ATGACCACCCAGCTCCCCGATTCGGCTGTGGGACCGCAGACGATGACGAAGGTCACCCGCCGTCTGATTCCGTTCCTGGTCCTCCTCTACTTCGTCAACTACCTCGATCGTGTCAACATCAGCTTCGCCGGCCCGAACGGCATGAACGAAGACCTCGCGATGAGCGCCAAGATGTTCGGGTTCGCCTCGGGCATCTTCTTCATCGGCTATCTACTGCTCGAAGTGCCGAGCAATATCGCGCTCCACAAGTTCGGTGGCCGCCGCTGGATCGCGCGCATCATGCTGACATGGGGAATCATCAGCAGCGCAATCGCATTCGTGCCCAACGCGGAAACCCTGATCGTCCTTCGGTTCCTGCTCGGTGTGGCGGAAGCGGGTTTCTTCCCGGGAATCATTCTCTACCTGACCTTCTGGTTCCCGGAAAGGCATCGCGCCAAAGCGGTTTCGTTGTTCATGGTGGCGGTGCCGATGTCTACGGCGTTCGGATCCACCCTGTCTTCGCTCATCATCGATTGGGGCCATGGCATCTTCGGCCTCGAAGGCTGGCGGGTCATGTTTCTCGTCGAGGGCATCCCCGCGGTCATTCTGGCGTTCGCCTGCTGGTTCTACCTGACGGACCGACCGGCCGAGGCCGCCTGGCTCAATGCCCACCAAAAGGACTGGCTGGAAACGACACTGGACGTCGAACGGTCACTCGCCGAGACCGGCCAGCACTGGCCGCTGAAGAAGGCCCTCACTCACCCGAGGATTCTCCTGCTGGCGTTCATCTACTTCGGCATCACTTACGGCCTGTACGCGGTCGGGTTCTTTCTCCCGACGATCGTCGCCGGATTCCAGGAGCAGTACGGCACCCATCTGAGCATCATCGAGCGCGGCCTGGTGACATCTGTTCCCTTCGTCGTCGCCGCCATCGTGATGGTGCCATGGGCGCGCCATGCCGACCGCACCAACGAACGGGTGTGGCACGTCGCGATCCCGGCGATCGTCGGGGCGGTGTCGATACCGGCCGCGCTCTACATGAGCGATCCCTACCTGGCGATGATCGCGGTCACCCTGTCCACCTGCTCGGTCATGTGTGCCCTGCCCGTCTTCTGGGCGCTGCCCTCCACATTCCTCACCGGGGTGGCCGCGGCGGGCGGTATCGCACTGATCAATTCGCTGGGAAACCTCAGCGGATTCAGCGGCCCCTACATCACCGGATGGCTCAACGATCTGACCGGCGATGCCAAGGCTGCGATGTGGGTGGTCGGCGTCCTGTCGATGGCCGCTGCGGTCGCGGTCGTCTACCTGGGGCACACGCCGAAGCCGGAACAGGATGTAACGGGATAG
- a CDS encoding SDR family oxidoreductase has product MTTSTHSTHNTNTNTTLTGRVAVVTGASSGIGAATAKRLAASGAKVALLARRAERLEKLVSEIEESGGTALAIAIDVSDADAVRAAAEQVASELGTVDLLFNNAGVMLPAPVEEQRFDQWQQQIDLNISGLMYVIGAFVPQLIAAAAEKGVADLINTSSIGAQNIFPNFAVYSGTKAYVTHMSRTLRTELGPKGVRVSAIEPGIVETELAEHVTDAGATEWITETKGQIAVLESEDVAEAINFLAGQPARANFQQLTIMPTAQAS; this is encoded by the coding sequence ATGACCACTTCAACCCATTCAACACACAACACCAACACCAACACCACTCTCACCGGCCGCGTCGCGGTCGTGACCGGCGCATCGAGCGGCATCGGCGCGGCCACCGCCAAGAGGCTGGCCGCCTCGGGCGCGAAGGTCGCCCTGCTCGCGCGGCGCGCCGAGCGGCTGGAGAAGCTCGTCAGCGAGATCGAGGAGTCCGGCGGCACCGCGCTCGCCATCGCAATCGATGTGTCCGACGCCGACGCTGTCCGCGCCGCCGCCGAGCAGGTGGCCAGCGAGCTGGGCACCGTCGACCTGCTGTTCAACAACGCCGGCGTCATGCTTCCGGCCCCGGTCGAGGAGCAGCGCTTCGACCAGTGGCAGCAACAGATCGACCTCAACATCAGCGGTCTGATGTACGTGATCGGCGCATTCGTCCCGCAACTCATCGCGGCGGCCGCCGAGAAGGGCGTGGCCGATCTGATCAACACATCGTCGATCGGCGCACAGAACATCTTCCCGAACTTCGCCGTCTACTCCGGAACGAAGGCTTACGTGACGCATATGTCGCGGACGCTGCGTACGGAACTCGGACCCAAGGGGGTCAGGGTGTCGGCGATCGAACCGGGCATCGTCGAGACGGAGCTGGCGGAGCACGTGACCGACGCCGGGGCTACGGAATGGATCACCGAGACCAAGGGCCAAATCGCGGTACTCGAGTCCGAGGACGTGGCCGAGGCGATCAATTTCCTGGCCGGCCAGCCGGCGCGAGCGAACTTCCAGCAGCTCACGATCATGCCGACTGCACAGGCTTCGTAA
- a CDS encoding NCS2 family permease, whose product MNRLDRFFEISARGSTLTNEIRGGVVTFIAMAYIIVLNPIILSGIDDVTGSQLEFDQVSAVTSLAAGVMTIVFGVVSRLPFAFAAGLGLNSFVATTLVGSLTWPEAMGLVVINGLIIVTLAATGLRKLVFDAVPMQLKIAITAGIGLFILFIGLIDAGFVGSTAVPSPPVGLGIGGAGDISTVPTVVFVFTLLATGILIVRRVRGAILIGLIAGTLVAIVIEAIWHLGSAVERPGGWSLSVPALSGSPFALPDLSLVGDFSLFGSLGRIGAIAVVMFVFTLVFANFFDAMGSFTGLARESGLVDDQGTFPRVRSALIVEGAGAVVGGVTSASSNTVFVESGAGIEEGARTGFANLVTGVLFLAAMFISPLASIVPTEVAAAALVVVGVMMAAHLRHIDISEFSVALPVLLTVATMPFSYSIANGIGVGFIVWVVTRSAAGKAREISPLLWVVAAGFVVYFARGEIESLLGM is encoded by the coding sequence GTGAATCGCCTCGATCGGTTCTTCGAGATCTCGGCACGAGGGTCCACGCTCACCAACGAGATTCGCGGCGGGGTGGTCACGTTCATCGCGATGGCCTACATCATCGTGCTGAACCCCATCATCCTGTCCGGCATCGACGACGTGACCGGCAGCCAGCTGGAATTCGATCAGGTCTCCGCCGTGACGTCGCTGGCCGCGGGCGTCATGACGATCGTGTTCGGCGTCGTCTCGCGGCTGCCGTTCGCGTTCGCCGCGGGGCTCGGCCTCAATTCGTTCGTCGCGACGACCCTCGTCGGCTCCCTGACCTGGCCCGAGGCGATGGGGCTGGTCGTCATCAATGGGCTCATCATCGTCACCCTGGCGGCGACGGGCCTGCGCAAACTCGTTTTCGACGCCGTCCCCATGCAGCTGAAGATCGCAATCACCGCGGGTATCGGCCTGTTCATCCTTTTCATCGGCCTCATTGATGCGGGCTTCGTCGGCTCGACGGCCGTGCCGTCGCCACCGGTGGGCCTGGGCATCGGTGGCGCCGGCGACATCAGCACGGTCCCCACCGTCGTGTTCGTCTTCACGCTGTTGGCGACGGGCATCCTCATCGTGCGGCGGGTTCGCGGCGCCATCCTCATCGGACTCATCGCGGGAACGCTCGTCGCCATCGTCATCGAGGCGATCTGGCACCTCGGCTCGGCGGTCGAGCGGCCCGGCGGGTGGAGCCTGTCGGTGCCTGCATTGTCGGGGTCGCCCTTCGCGTTGCCGGACCTGTCACTGGTCGGCGACTTCAGCCTTTTCGGCAGCCTCGGACGCATCGGCGCGATCGCGGTTGTCATGTTCGTCTTCACCTTGGTCTTTGCGAACTTCTTCGACGCGATGGGCAGCTTCACCGGCCTGGCACGTGAATCCGGCCTCGTCGACGATCAAGGAACCTTCCCCCGCGTACGTTCGGCGCTGATAGTCGAGGGTGCGGGCGCGGTCGTCGGCGGAGTGACATCGGCATCGTCCAATACCGTTTTCGTCGAGTCCGGGGCAGGTATCGAGGAGGGTGCGCGCACCGGGTTCGCGAATCTCGTTACGGGTGTGCTCTTTCTGGCGGCCATGTTCATCTCACCGCTGGCGTCGATCGTTCCGACCGAGGTGGCCGCGGCGGCGCTGGTAGTCGTAGGCGTGATGATGGCCGCGCACCTTCGGCACATCGACATCTCCGAGTTCTCGGTCGCCCTGCCTGTTCTTCTCACCGTCGCGACGATGCCGTTTTCCTACTCGATCGCCAACGGCATCGGTGTGGGCTTCATCGTGTGGGTGGTCACCCGCTCGGCTGCGGGCAAGGCCCGCGAGATCAGCCCGCTGCTCTGGGTCGTCGCCGCGGGCTTCGTGGTCTACTTCGCCCGCGGTGAGATCGAGTCGCTCCTAGGCATGTAG
- a CDS encoding MarR family winged helix-turn-helix transcriptional regulator → MPSKARRPDLAAMLAPLLRELIAAELPVLKEHDVSMWGYSVLLALDESPVRTQAALAESIGADKTRIIGTLDELQAKGYIERHADPNDRRVRLLAITDSGRKVKDAVQEGIQRGEERWLSVLSADERRAFLRAVQEMTRVGNTPRVEE, encoded by the coding sequence ATGCCGTCCAAGGCGAGGCGTCCGGACCTCGCGGCCATGCTGGCACCGTTGCTCCGCGAGTTGATCGCCGCGGAGCTTCCAGTGTTGAAAGAACACGATGTGTCGATGTGGGGCTACTCAGTGTTGCTCGCGCTTGACGAATCGCCGGTGCGCACCCAGGCCGCACTCGCCGAGTCCATCGGCGCCGACAAGACGCGCATCATCGGAACGCTCGACGAGCTGCAGGCGAAGGGATACATCGAGCGGCATGCCGATCCCAACGATCGCCGCGTGCGACTGCTGGCCATCACCGACTCGGGCCGGAAGGTGAAAGACGCGGTACAGGAGGGCATTCAGCGCGGCGAGGAACGCTGGCTCTCGGTGCTCTCGGCCGACGAGCGTCGGGCGTTTCTACGCGCGGTGCAGGAAATGACGCGCGTCGGCAATACCCCTAGGGTCGAAGAGTGA
- a CDS encoding sigma-70 family RNA polymerase sigma factor translates to MTTAAATNGVQGLYDEHARALWGYAWRLTGDASRAQDVVQETLLRAWQHPEVTNDSERSARSWLFTVARNMIIDESRSLRFRREVSAMDDSGVPERACPDEVNAALDRMLINTALARLTPEHRAVVERSYVKGWSTADIATDLGIAEGTVKSRLHHALRTLRTILSEMGVTP, encoded by the coding sequence ATGACAACAGCCGCAGCGACAAACGGGGTGCAGGGGCTCTACGACGAGCACGCACGCGCCCTGTGGGGCTACGCCTGGCGGTTGACCGGTGACGCGTCCCGCGCCCAGGATGTCGTGCAGGAGACGTTGCTACGCGCATGGCAGCATCCCGAGGTGACGAACGACAGCGAGCGCTCGGCGCGGTCGTGGCTGTTCACTGTCGCCAGGAACATGATCATCGACGAGAGTCGCTCGCTGCGTTTCCGCCGCGAGGTGAGCGCAATGGACGACTCGGGCGTACCTGAGCGTGCCTGTCCGGACGAGGTCAATGCGGCGCTGGATCGGATGCTGATCAACACGGCGTTGGCGCGGCTGACCCCCGAACATCGTGCGGTGGTAGAACGCTCGTACGTCAAGGGTTGGTCGACGGCGGATATCGCCACCGACCTCGGAATTGCCGAGGGCACCGTCAAATCGAGGCTGCACCACGCATTACGCACGTTGCGCACCATTCTGAGCGAAATGGGCGTTACACCATAA
- a CDS encoding LysR family transcriptional regulator ArgP codes for MQIDGQQLAAFAAVIEHGSFDAAAAWLHVTPSAISQRIKALEQRVGQVVVVREKPCVATTAGVPLLRLAAQTALLEAEALTEMGGGDGSSPRIALAVNADSMATWFTGVFGALNDVLFDIRIEDQDHSTRLLREGVVMGAVTTERTPVPGCRVLPLGVMRYLPVAGPSYIEQHLPDGFTAHAVAAAPSLAWNRDDALQDMLVRKVFRRDIARPQHFVPTAEGFGSAVRAGLGWGMFPESLAEPALVEGLFVRISDAHLDVPLFWQCWKLDSQLVGAITEAVQAAARKIMV; via the coding sequence GTGCAGATCGACGGGCAGCAGCTGGCGGCATTCGCGGCGGTGATCGAGCACGGGTCCTTCGATGCCGCGGCGGCCTGGCTCCACGTCACACCGTCGGCTATCAGCCAGCGCATCAAAGCCCTCGAGCAGCGGGTCGGCCAGGTCGTGGTGGTGCGGGAGAAACCGTGTGTCGCCACGACGGCAGGCGTTCCGCTGTTGCGATTGGCGGCGCAGACCGCGCTGCTGGAAGCCGAGGCCCTTACCGAGATGGGCGGCGGTGACGGGTCTTCCCCGCGTATTGCGTTGGCTGTCAACGCCGATTCGATGGCGACCTGGTTCACCGGTGTCTTCGGTGCACTAAACGACGTGTTGTTCGACATCCGCATCGAGGACCAGGACCATTCGACGCGACTGCTTCGTGAGGGCGTGGTGATGGGAGCGGTGACGACCGAGCGCACGCCGGTACCGGGTTGCCGGGTGCTGCCGCTTGGTGTGATGAGGTACCTACCGGTCGCAGGCCCGTCGTACATCGAACAACATCTGCCAGACGGTTTCACGGCCCACGCTGTGGCGGCTGCACCGTCACTGGCGTGGAACCGCGATGATGCCCTGCAGGACATGTTGGTACGCAAGGTGTTCCGCCGCGACATTGCCAGGCCGCAGCATTTCGTGCCGACGGCGGAAGGCTTCGGCAGCGCCGTGCGGGCCGGCCTCGGGTGGGGCATGTTTCCCGAGAGTCTGGCCGAACCGGCGCTCGTGGAAGGTTTGTTCGTTCGGATATCCGACGCGCACCTCGACGTGCCGCTGTTCTGGCAGTGCTGGAAGCTCGACAGTCAGTTGGTCGGCGCGATCACCGAAGCGGTACAGGCGGCCGCGCGAAAAATTATGGTGTAA
- a CDS encoding SCO6745 family protein — translation MVGADSAFRATRILAGAVEAFAGQVYFAPEAHAEYQKLGFSGSPGLVGDVAMPDMRAYFCSRGAILGQVPGEVVASAFAVFNPAVVVPAVEHGWSLTTAEAIIEARDEGAVGQLRRILGANPDGASELAELLEPVSGSLPVAGRPLYAGLLNAEVPDDPLGAAWRFADRLREFRGDAHTAAWTSAGYSALEIGLVTELYWGLRSKSYVRTRGWSDAELDAGLSDLESRGLIESGRLTERGGQEREAIETCTDEQCAPVLRALGDDFENAVGLLRRFSDAVREAHGYPAAGPHDLAALHA, via the coding sequence ATGGTCGGTGCTGATAGCGCGTTTCGCGCAACGCGAATTCTGGCGGGTGCCGTCGAAGCGTTCGCCGGACAGGTCTATTTCGCCCCCGAGGCCCACGCCGAGTATCAGAAGCTCGGCTTTTCCGGCAGTCCCGGACTTGTCGGTGACGTGGCAATGCCCGATATGCGCGCGTACTTCTGCAGCCGCGGTGCGATCCTCGGCCAAGTGCCGGGTGAGGTGGTAGCGTCGGCGTTCGCGGTGTTCAACCCGGCGGTGGTGGTGCCAGCCGTCGAACACGGTTGGTCGCTGACGACAGCTGAGGCGATCATCGAGGCCAGGGATGAGGGGGCCGTTGGTCAGCTGCGAAGGATCCTCGGGGCCAACCCGGACGGCGCCTCAGAGCTGGCCGAACTGCTGGAACCGGTCAGCGGGTCCCTTCCCGTGGCGGGACGCCCGCTCTATGCCGGCTTACTCAACGCTGAGGTGCCCGACGACCCGCTCGGTGCCGCATGGCGGTTCGCCGACCGGCTCCGAGAATTCCGAGGCGACGCGCACACGGCGGCTTGGACGTCGGCGGGGTACAGCGCACTCGAGATCGGACTGGTGACCGAGCTGTATTGGGGCTTGCGATCCAAGTCGTACGTCAGGACCCGAGGGTGGTCGGACGCCGAGCTCGACGCAGGTCTCTCCGACCTGGAAAGCCGCGGTCTGATCGAGAGCGGCAGGCTGACGGAGCGGGGTGGGCAGGAGCGCGAGGCGATCGAGACCTGCACCGATGAGCAGTGCGCGCCGGTGCTGCGCGCCCTCGGTGACGACTTCGAAAACGCGGTTGGGCTCCTACGGCGGTTCTCCGACGCCGTTCGTGAAGCGCACGGCTATCCCGCTGCGGGCCCTCACGACCTTGCGGCGCTACATGCCTAG
- a CDS encoding helix-turn-helix transcriptional regulator: MKHNAAVLGQFLRTRRRQLVRADLGLPLTSGRTTSGLRREEVAYLAGVSITWYTWLEQGRDVTPSRQVLDSLARTLRLSHTEHAYLLALAGYGVPHPTPDPSPDTVPADVARLLEAFADFPAMAVTTDWTVLAWNAAYAAVYPNIAKVAVADRNFLWLLFTDPFLRTLIPDWELTGMYNVASFRAEAGTRLDEPPFADLVGRLLRTSDAFRSAWESFDIDTMPSRERHFRHPEVGDLHMEQHILAPSDHPHLRLVTFIPVADSDTAMKMRSLREHRLASPMNR, translated from the coding sequence GTGAAGCACAACGCGGCCGTGCTCGGTCAGTTCCTCAGAACCCGGAGGAGACAGCTGGTGCGCGCCGATCTTGGCCTTCCACTCACCTCTGGACGGACAACTTCGGGTCTGCGCCGGGAAGAGGTGGCCTACCTGGCCGGTGTCAGCATCACCTGGTACACCTGGCTGGAGCAGGGACGCGACGTCACCCCGTCCCGCCAGGTCCTCGATTCGCTCGCACGAACGCTGCGGTTGTCGCACACCGAACACGCCTATCTGCTGGCGTTGGCCGGATACGGTGTGCCCCATCCCACTCCAGACCCTAGTCCGGACACCGTCCCTGCGGACGTGGCGCGGCTTCTGGAGGCCTTCGCGGACTTCCCGGCGATGGCTGTCACCACCGACTGGACCGTACTGGCGTGGAATGCCGCATACGCGGCGGTGTACCCGAACATAGCCAAAGTCGCTGTAGCCGACCGCAACTTTCTATGGCTGCTTTTCACCGACCCCTTCCTACGCACGCTGATACCCGACTGGGAACTCACCGGCATGTACAACGTCGCGTCGTTTCGTGCCGAGGCGGGTACCCGCCTGGACGAGCCGCCCTTCGCCGACCTCGTCGGTCGGCTACTGCGGACCAGCGATGCGTTCCGATCCGCCTGGGAGAGCTTCGACATCGACACAATGCCCTCCCGGGAGCGGCATTTCCGCCATCCTGAGGTCGGCGACCTGCACATGGAGCAACACATCCTGGCGCCGTCGGACCATCCGCACCTGCGCCTGGTGACTTTCATCCCGGTAGCCGACAGCGATACAGCGATGAAGATGCGATCGCTGCGCGAGCACCGTCTCGCCTCGCCGATGAATCGGTGA
- a CDS encoding DUF808 domain-containing protein yields MSAGLFGLLDDVAALARLAAASVDDIGAAAGRATAKAAGVVIDDTAVTPQYVHGITADRELPMIKRIAIGSLRNKLLFILPAALLLSEFVPWLVTPILMLGATYLCYEGAEKVLGWITGHDAHAAPTTMLGEDAEKQMTAGAIRTDFILSAEIMVIALNEVASERFWSRFVILVVVAIVITAAVYGVVALIVKMDDIGLNLAQRSSKFAQKVGRGLVAGMPKLLSALSTIGTVAMLWVGGHILLLGTDTLGWHTLYGWVHHLEDLVHRAVAEGIGGVLAWLVNTAASALIGLVVGAVVVAIVHVLPFGKKKHAESAPEKQH; encoded by the coding sequence ATGAGCGCGGGCCTGTTCGGACTTCTCGACGACGTTGCGGCACTGGCGCGACTGGCGGCGGCCTCGGTCGACGACATCGGTGCCGCGGCTGGGCGGGCGACCGCCAAGGCGGCGGGCGTCGTGATCGATGACACCGCGGTGACACCGCAGTACGTACACGGCATCACCGCCGACCGCGAACTGCCGATGATCAAGCGGATCGCGATCGGCTCGCTGCGCAACAAGCTGCTGTTCATCCTGCCCGCGGCGTTGCTTCTCAGTGAGTTCGTGCCGTGGCTGGTGACGCCGATCCTGATGCTCGGCGCCACCTACCTCTGCTACGAGGGCGCCGAGAAGGTATTGGGCTGGATCACCGGCCACGACGCGCATGCCGCACCGACGACAATGCTCGGCGAGGACGCCGAGAAGCAGATGACGGCGGGTGCGATCCGGACGGATTTCATCCTGTCGGCCGAGATCATGGTGATCGCCCTGAACGAGGTGGCGAGTGAGAGGTTCTGGTCGCGGTTCGTGATCCTCGTCGTGGTCGCAATCGTCATCACCGCCGCCGTGTACGGGGTGGTCGCGCTGATCGTGAAGATGGACGACATCGGTCTGAACCTCGCGCAGCGCTCGTCGAAGTTCGCGCAGAAGGTCGGCCGCGGTCTGGTCGCCGGGATGCCCAAACTGCTGTCGGCGCTGTCGACCATCGGCACCGTCGCAATGCTCTGGGTCGGCGGTCACATCCTGCTGCTGGGAACGGACACGCTGGGCTGGCACACGCTCTACGGCTGGGTGCACCACCTCGAAGACCTGGTGCACCGCGCGGTCGCAGAGGGTATCGGCGGGGTGCTGGCGTGGCTGGTCAATACCGCGGCGTCAGCGCTCATCGGATTGGTTGTCGGAGCGGTCGTCGTGGCGATCGTGCACGTGCTGCCGTTCGGCAAGAAGAAGCACGCCGAAAGCGCCCCAGAAAAGCAACACTGA
- a CDS encoding FAD-dependent oxidoreductase, whose translation MNTLRILVVGAGVGGISVARGLLRDGHDVTVFERRPDMRAGGGAVTVWPHGSTVLEQLGVDMDGAGQLLSTVRIATSTGRPLVNIAVNTIVDRLGGPVRMVPRRILLDRLLEGFPADRIRCNLRATAAFNTHEGVRIQFEDGSCADGDLLIGADGLHSTLRHIVGGRPAKPTGWCSWQGLTTVPHIAEKDVAVQIIGEHGSLGLWPAGGSDLQWWFDLRHPAGFVRPEHPIDVIRSSFAGWSEAVDQVLATLTDDDLAASPFPHFRHPIPRLPRLSAMTLLGDAAHTMPPALAQGANQALLDTMVLCKALSDFRDGSTRGNGDLASALRWYEKTRRRRLTALSWVTSRQISQSQSVLKRVAMISDSFGTWAMTGFLRWLSHVRISSEVDRDVSRRPAHL comes from the coding sequence ATGAACACACTGCGGATTCTCGTCGTCGGCGCCGGCGTTGGCGGCATCTCCGTCGCTCGCGGTTTACTGCGAGACGGGCATGACGTCACCGTCTTCGAGCGGCGCCCGGATATGCGGGCCGGTGGTGGTGCAGTGACCGTCTGGCCCCACGGCTCAACGGTTTTGGAGCAGCTGGGCGTCGACATGGATGGTGCGGGTCAGTTGCTGTCCACCGTGCGGATCGCGACGTCAACTGGTCGTCCACTGGTGAACATCGCGGTGAATACGATCGTCGATCGATTGGGCGGGCCCGTGCGGATGGTCCCTCGCCGCATCCTGCTCGACCGTCTGCTGGAGGGGTTTCCGGCCGATCGCATCCGATGCAACCTCCGCGCGACCGCGGCGTTCAATACACATGAGGGGGTGCGGATCCAATTCGAAGACGGCAGCTGCGCGGACGGGGATCTGTTGATCGGTGCGGATGGTCTGCACTCGACCCTCCGACATATCGTCGGTGGAAGACCCGCGAAGCCGACCGGCTGGTGCAGCTGGCAGGGACTGACCACCGTCCCTCACATCGCCGAAAAGGATGTCGCAGTGCAGATCATCGGCGAACACGGAAGCCTTGGTCTGTGGCCCGCCGGCGGCTCCGATCTGCAGTGGTGGTTCGACTTGCGGCACCCGGCTGGCTTCGTCAGGCCGGAACATCCGATCGACGTGATCCGGTCCAGCTTTGCAGGGTGGTCCGAGGCGGTCGATCAAGTACTCGCGACGTTGACCGACGACGACCTGGCGGCCTCGCCATTTCCGCATTTTCGGCATCCGATTCCCCGCTTGCCGCGGCTCAGTGCGATGACGTTGCTCGGTGATGCCGCTCACACGATGCCGCCCGCCCTGGCGCAGGGGGCCAATCAGGCTCTGCTGGACACGATGGTGTTGTGCAAGGCACTTTCAGATTTCCGCGACGGATCCACCCGCGGCAACGGTGATCTCGCGAGTGCGTTGCGGTGGTATGAGAAGACGCGGCGACGCAGGCTCACCGCCCTGTCCTGGGTGACGTCGCGGCAGATATCCCAGAGCCAGTCGGTGTTGAAACGGGTCGCCATGATCTCGGATTCGTTTGGCACATGGGCGATGACGGGATTTCTGCGATGGTTGAGTCACGTGCGGATCTCCTCGGAAGTCGACCGAGACGTGTCCCGTCGGCCGGCTCACTTGTGA